In Arthrobacter sp. B3I9, the following are encoded in one genomic region:
- a CDS encoding ABC transporter substrate-binding protein, with protein sequence MKLGPKTAAAALALSASLALTGCGGAANSGPAAAAPTALTLGTIQDVRSWDPAQAHVGHVLQPYQAVYDTLILREPDGKLSPMLATAWKYNAGNTKLTLDLRSDVTFSDGAKFDAEAAKANMDHFKTANGPQMAQLASVKDVTVVDADTIDVNLTAPDPALEYSLSQAAGLMGSPKALGTEGIKTEPVGSGPYVMDKAASVKDSQTVFTARKDYWNKDLQKYQKLTFKVLTDLTARTNALVSGQVDATLLDPKNGKQAEGAKMKLAANEVDWQGLLLLDREGAKNPALANVKVRQAINYAFDRKTILDQVMLGQGTPTSQPFGKASGAWMEELENYYAYDPAKAKQLLKEAGFEKGVILEIPSVPGFETQISVITQQLADVGITLKVGAALTNTYTADIAAQKFTTIFFSLFQGQPTVAMDQIVSTKALYNPFKNKTPELEAKIAAVRNGGADAGKLAQEVNKYVVVQAWFAPLFRVNQMYYHNSKVNVTPQIQQAVPSIYNYSPAK encoded by the coding sequence ATGAAGTTAGGTCCCAAAACGGCAGCAGCCGCCCTTGCTCTCAGCGCATCCCTCGCCCTGACCGGTTGCGGCGGTGCTGCCAACTCCGGTCCGGCCGCCGCCGCCCCCACAGCACTGACCCTCGGCACTATCCAGGACGTACGTTCATGGGACCCGGCCCAAGCGCACGTCGGCCATGTCCTGCAGCCGTACCAGGCGGTGTATGACACGCTCATCCTGCGAGAGCCCGACGGCAAACTCAGCCCGATGCTGGCCACGGCGTGGAAGTACAACGCCGGCAACACCAAGCTCACCCTGGACCTGCGCTCGGACGTGACGTTCAGCGACGGCGCCAAGTTCGACGCCGAGGCCGCCAAGGCCAACATGGACCACTTCAAAACAGCCAACGGTCCACAGATGGCTCAGCTCGCCTCCGTCAAGGACGTGACCGTCGTGGACGCCGACACCATTGACGTCAACCTCACGGCGCCGGACCCGGCGCTGGAGTATTCCCTGAGCCAGGCCGCAGGCCTGATGGGCAGCCCCAAAGCCTTGGGCACCGAAGGCATCAAGACCGAACCGGTCGGCTCCGGCCCCTACGTGATGGACAAGGCGGCGTCCGTCAAGGACTCACAGACGGTTTTCACTGCCCGCAAGGATTACTGGAACAAGGACCTTCAGAAGTACCAGAAACTGACGTTCAAGGTCCTGACCGACCTCACTGCCCGCACCAACGCCCTGGTCTCCGGACAGGTGGACGCCACCCTCCTGGATCCCAAGAACGGCAAGCAGGCCGAGGGCGCCAAAATGAAACTGGCCGCCAACGAGGTTGACTGGCAGGGGCTGCTCCTCCTGGACCGTGAAGGTGCCAAGAACCCGGCGCTGGCGAACGTCAAGGTCCGCCAGGCCATCAACTATGCCTTTGACCGCAAGACCATCCTGGACCAGGTCATGCTGGGTCAGGGCACCCCGACGTCGCAGCCGTTCGGCAAGGCCAGCGGCGCCTGGATGGAAGAGCTGGAAAACTACTACGCCTACGATCCGGCCAAGGCCAAGCAGCTTCTGAAGGAAGCAGGCTTTGAAAAGGGCGTCATCCTGGAGATCCCGAGCGTGCCCGGTTTCGAAACCCAGATTTCCGTCATCACGCAGCAGCTTGCGGACGTCGGAATCACCCTCAAGGTCGGCGCGGCACTGACCAACACGTATACGGCCGATATCGCCGCGCAGAAGTTCACCACCATTTTCTTCTCGCTCTTCCAGGGCCAGCCCACGGTTGCCATGGACCAGATCGTCTCCACCAAGGCGCTCTACAACCCCTTCAAGAACAAGACGCCGGAGCTGGAGGCCAAGATCGCCGCCGTGCGCAACGGCGGCGCCGATGCAGGCAAACTGGCGCAGGAAGTGAACAAGTACGTAGTTGTACAGGCGTGGTTCGCTCCGCTGTTCCGCGTCAACCAGATGTACTACCACAACTCCAAGGTGAACGTGACTCCGCAGATCCAGCAGGCCGTTCCGTCCATCTACAACTACTCCCCGGCCAAGTAG
- a CDS encoding Gfo/Idh/MocA family protein — protein MRTTAAVIGCGDVSAVHLEALAKLDGVTLAAVCDTDPQRLASATDTWGVPGYANHLALIEAVRPDVVHICTPHDQHASVAADCLERGVNVIVEKPLAHTLAEGRRLVEAASAGRAKIAVCFQNRYNATSQAMHSLLSSGELGAVKGASATVMWQRSAEYYQNRPWRGTWAGGGGGLLMNQAIHTVDLLQWLVGDVVAVTGNVSTRFLGEAIEVEDTAEFVAEHASGARSAFYATLANAFNAPVTLDVVTEKAVLSLRGALTVTHSDGRVDIVPERTGGSGGRSYWGASHELLISDFYARLQDADPFWISPAEAQKSLRIIKDLYRQSYPESTYTFS, from the coding sequence GTGAGGACCACAGCGGCAGTGATCGGCTGCGGCGACGTTTCCGCCGTGCACCTCGAAGCGCTGGCAAAGCTCGACGGCGTCACGCTGGCCGCGGTCTGCGACACAGACCCGCAGCGGCTGGCCTCCGCAACCGACACCTGGGGCGTCCCGGGCTACGCCAACCACCTGGCCCTCATTGAGGCCGTCAGGCCGGACGTGGTGCACATTTGCACTCCACATGACCAGCACGCATCGGTGGCCGCCGACTGCCTGGAGCGCGGCGTCAATGTCATCGTGGAGAAGCCGCTGGCCCACACCCTTGCGGAAGGCCGGCGCCTGGTCGAAGCCGCCTCGGCCGGCCGGGCGAAAATCGCGGTGTGCTTCCAGAACCGTTACAACGCGACGTCACAGGCCATGCACTCCCTGCTGTCATCGGGCGAACTGGGGGCGGTGAAGGGAGCCTCGGCAACAGTGATGTGGCAGCGCTCCGCCGAGTACTACCAGAACCGGCCATGGCGGGGGACATGGGCCGGCGGCGGGGGAGGGCTGTTGATGAACCAGGCCATCCACACCGTGGACCTGCTCCAATGGCTGGTAGGCGACGTAGTCGCGGTCACGGGCAACGTGTCCACCCGCTTCCTGGGCGAGGCCATAGAAGTTGAAGACACCGCAGAGTTCGTGGCAGAACATGCCAGCGGCGCCCGGAGCGCGTTCTATGCCACCCTGGCCAATGCCTTCAACGCACCGGTGACTCTCGACGTTGTCACCGAGAAGGCGGTGCTGAGTCTCCGCGGTGCCCTCACGGTCACGCACTCCGACGGACGCGTGGACATCGTTCCAGAGCGCACGGGCGGCTCCGGTGGCCGATCCTACTGGGGTGCCTCCCACGAGCTGCTGATCAGCGACTTCTATGCGCGCCTGCAGGACGCCGATCCGTTTTGGATCAGCCCTGCCGAGGCGCAAAAATCGCTACGCATCATCAAGGACCTCTACCGGCAAAGCTACCCGGAGTCCACCTACACATTCTCCTGA
- a CDS encoding sugar phosphate isomerase/epimerase yields the protein MSTTKTAVWPLSGFGDEIDPDPAVQAAVLLALGASHIEVRSAWGTNVSELEPQQVAVLKEILDEKGLKVSAVASPIGKVDVSLPIEHELERLRQIISVANGLETKYIRIFSFFRADGRSAADIRDDVMVRMSALAALAAESGVVLLHENEKGIYGDTPEHVLDIMKTVDSPALRIAWDNANFVQVGIKPYTEGYAMLRPYLEYFQVKDALAATGEVVPSGEGDGELDSTIAALKADGYTGFASLEPHLASAHELGGFSGPAAFGKAARAFAAVAAKNGVALS from the coding sequence GTGAGCACAACAAAAACCGCAGTCTGGCCGCTCTCAGGCTTCGGCGACGAGATAGATCCGGATCCCGCGGTGCAGGCCGCCGTATTGCTGGCGTTGGGCGCAAGCCACATCGAGGTTCGCAGCGCCTGGGGCACCAACGTCTCCGAACTGGAACCGCAGCAGGTTGCTGTGCTCAAGGAAATCCTCGACGAAAAAGGCCTGAAAGTTTCGGCCGTGGCAAGCCCCATCGGCAAGGTGGACGTGAGCCTGCCGATCGAACATGAGCTTGAGCGACTCCGCCAGATCATCTCCGTGGCAAACGGCCTGGAAACTAAATACATCCGCATCTTCTCCTTCTTCCGGGCCGATGGCCGGAGCGCCGCAGACATCCGCGACGACGTCATGGTCCGCATGAGCGCCCTCGCGGCGCTGGCCGCGGAGTCCGGCGTCGTGCTTCTGCATGAGAACGAAAAGGGTATCTACGGCGACACCCCCGAGCATGTCCTGGACATCATGAAAACGGTGGATTCCCCGGCGCTGCGCATCGCTTGGGACAACGCGAACTTTGTCCAGGTGGGCATCAAGCCCTACACCGAGGGCTACGCCATGCTGCGCCCTTACCTTGAGTACTTCCAGGTCAAGGACGCGCTCGCCGCCACGGGCGAGGTGGTGCCGTCCGGCGAGGGCGACGGCGAACTGGACTCCACCATCGCAGCCCTGAAAGCGGATGGCTATACGGGATTCGCCTCACTGGAACCCCACCTGGCCAGCGCCCACGAGCTCGGCGGCTTCTCGGGGCCCGCGGCCTTCGGCAAGGCAGCCCGCGCCTTCGCCGCGGTTGCCGCGAAAAACGGGGTTGCGCTCTCGTGA
- a CDS encoding LacI family DNA-binding transcriptional regulator → MATTRPAAVDRPPTIHDVAALCGVAASTVSRALSTPGRVNIRTRQRIEAAAAQLNYIPNSQAKALSSGRSGAVAVLVPDITNPFYFDLIRGTQLQLKAVGYTQLLVDTEESDEVEASTMEQLRRSADGIVVAASRLSDEALLAAAAKTPMVTVNRDVPGVPAVLIDTPSATTQALDHLISLGHTDVAYIAGPLTSQSSTRRWTALAEAAEERGVDVRMLGPFAPKTQSGAAAADAAVHRGVTACIAFNDLIAIGMLQRLRERGLRVPEDMSIVGCDDIFGADFCNPPLSTMASPIEQAGRVAVSMLLAQLNPLAGGGTRNRSVMPTHLTVRGSTGPAPVGTARNRTGRSR, encoded by the coding sequence GTGGCTACGACGCGACCAGCAGCAGTGGACCGCCCGCCCACCATTCATGATGTCGCTGCGCTCTGCGGCGTCGCGGCCTCCACAGTTTCCCGGGCGCTCTCCACCCCCGGCCGTGTCAATATCCGGACGCGCCAGCGGATTGAGGCCGCCGCAGCGCAGCTGAACTACATTCCTAACAGCCAGGCCAAGGCGCTGAGCTCCGGGCGGAGCGGTGCCGTGGCCGTGCTGGTACCTGACATCACCAACCCGTTCTACTTCGACCTCATCCGGGGTACCCAGCTCCAACTCAAGGCCGTCGGATACACCCAGCTGCTGGTGGACACGGAGGAATCCGATGAAGTGGAAGCCAGCACCATGGAGCAGCTGCGCAGGAGTGCTGACGGGATCGTGGTGGCTGCCTCCCGGCTCAGTGACGAGGCACTGCTGGCCGCTGCAGCGAAGACGCCAATGGTCACGGTTAACCGCGACGTCCCCGGGGTGCCCGCAGTCCTGATCGACACACCCTCCGCCACCACCCAGGCCCTCGACCACCTCATCTCGTTGGGCCACACCGACGTCGCCTACATTGCCGGGCCGCTTACTTCGCAGTCCAGCACCCGCCGCTGGACTGCCCTGGCAGAGGCGGCCGAGGAGCGCGGAGTGGATGTGCGTATGCTCGGACCTTTCGCCCCCAAGACACAGTCCGGTGCGGCAGCCGCTGATGCCGCTGTGCACAGAGGAGTTACGGCCTGCATCGCGTTCAACGACCTCATCGCCATCGGCATGCTCCAGCGCCTGCGCGAACGCGGCCTCCGTGTCCCGGAAGACATGAGCATTGTGGGCTGCGACGACATCTTCGGCGCCGATTTCTGCAATCCTCCCCTGTCCACGATGGCCTCCCCGATTGAACAGGCCGGCCGGGTGGCGGTGTCCATGTTGCTGGCCCAGCTGAACCCCCTGGCGGGCGGCGGGACCCGGAACCGGTCCGTGATGCCCACCCACCTCACGGTCCGGGGCTCCACCGGTCCCGCGCCGGTGGGAACCGCGAGAAACCGGACTGGTCGCAGTCGTTGA
- a CDS encoding AmiS/UreI family transporter — protein sequence MSYICLILSGAALLINGLGLLGRIPARDSGVFNIVIGTLQLLLAVLLAAAAGGDRELLLGAAGIVLFGITYLYVGLNAVLNLESAGVGWFCALVALLAVFYSAANIAKDPFLSVLWLSWAVLWSLFFFVLARGKSSLSAFTGWAAVLTGQITTTAPALLGLSGAWPAGWFLAGITAVVIAGLFTAALAISKSGGPRNPAGPVPAAAAQPVSA from the coding sequence ATGTCTTATATCTGCCTGATCCTCTCGGGCGCTGCCCTCCTGATCAACGGCCTCGGGCTTCTGGGCCGCATCCCGGCCCGTGACAGCGGCGTCTTCAACATCGTCATCGGCACCCTTCAGCTGCTGCTGGCCGTGCTCCTGGCTGCTGCCGCCGGGGGTGACCGTGAACTGCTGCTGGGAGCTGCCGGCATCGTCCTTTTCGGCATCACGTACCTCTACGTCGGGCTCAACGCCGTGCTTAACCTTGAGTCGGCCGGGGTCGGCTGGTTCTGCGCCCTGGTAGCTCTCCTCGCCGTCTTCTACTCTGCCGCCAACATTGCAAAAGACCCCTTCTTGTCGGTGCTGTGGCTGAGCTGGGCGGTCCTGTGGTCCCTGTTCTTCTTTGTCCTGGCCCGGGGAAAATCCTCCCTCTCGGCATTCACCGGCTGGGCGGCCGTCCTCACAGGACAAATCACGACGACGGCGCCGGCGCTGCTGGGGCTCTCCGGCGCGTGGCCGGCGGGATGGTTCCTGGCGGGCATCACTGCCGTCGTCATCGCCGGCCTGTTCACGGCGGCCCTGGCCATCAGCAAGTCCGGTGGTCCACGGAATCCTGCCGGCCCCGTACCAGCCGCAGCGGCCCAACCCGTTTCCGCTTAA
- a CDS encoding acyl-CoA dehydrogenase family protein has translation MTSLTAATDQVDYETLANRFRPIFARIAEGASAREQDHRLPFAEIKELTQAGFGALRVPVSDGGSGASLPQLFRLLTELAAADSNIPQALRGHFAFVEDRLVSTGEQRAVWLERFVKGEIAGNSWTEVGTVKIGDVITKVSPDPESTTGGFRINGTKYYSTGSIFADWIDTFAQRTDNDVKVIAVVNAHQPGVTHSDDWDGFGQRTTGSGTSTFTDAEVEAGNVIDFDTRFKYQTAFYQAVLLAVLAGSIKAAEREIAAEVRDRTRIFSHGNADSFAADPQILQVVGQVSARAYAAEATLERAARALQGAYDGAFLDNPEEEERLNDLAELETAQAQVILTELSTRATSDIFDALAASGTSTKKNLDRHWRNARTAASHNPWVFKARIVGDYAVNGTTPPRVWSIGAGPKGDTAK, from the coding sequence ATGACATCACTAACCGCCGCCACCGACCAGGTCGACTACGAGACCCTCGCCAACCGGTTCCGTCCGATCTTCGCACGCATTGCCGAAGGCGCCAGCGCCCGCGAACAGGACCACCGGCTGCCCTTCGCCGAAATCAAGGAACTCACCCAGGCAGGCTTCGGTGCCCTCCGTGTACCCGTGTCCGACGGCGGGTCCGGCGCCTCCCTGCCTCAGCTCTTCCGCCTGCTCACCGAACTCGCCGCAGCCGATTCGAACATTCCGCAGGCCCTGCGCGGGCACTTCGCGTTCGTCGAGGACCGCCTGGTCTCCACCGGCGAGCAGCGCGCCGTGTGGCTGGAACGATTCGTCAAGGGCGAGATCGCCGGCAACTCCTGGACCGAGGTGGGCACCGTTAAGATCGGCGATGTCATCACCAAGGTCAGCCCGGACCCGGAAAGCACCACCGGCGGTTTCCGGATTAACGGCACCAAGTACTACTCCACCGGCAGCATTTTCGCCGACTGGATTGACACCTTCGCGCAGCGCACCGATAACGACGTCAAGGTGATCGCCGTCGTCAACGCCCACCAGCCCGGGGTCACACACTCCGACGACTGGGACGGCTTTGGCCAGCGCACCACAGGCTCCGGCACCAGCACGTTCACGGATGCAGAGGTCGAGGCCGGAAACGTCATCGACTTCGACACGCGATTCAAGTACCAGACAGCGTTCTACCAAGCCGTACTCCTGGCCGTGCTGGCCGGAAGCATCAAGGCCGCCGAACGGGAAATCGCCGCCGAGGTCCGCGACCGCACCAGGATCTTCTCCCACGGCAACGCCGACTCCTTCGCCGCCGACCCGCAAATCCTTCAGGTCGTCGGCCAGGTCTCCGCCCGCGCCTACGCTGCCGAAGCCACCCTCGAACGTGCCGCCCGCGCGCTGCAGGGAGCCTACGACGGCGCCTTCCTGGACAACCCCGAGGAAGAAGAACGCCTCAACGACCTGGCCGAACTCGAAACCGCCCAGGCGCAGGTCATCCTGACCGAGCTCTCCACCCGTGCCACCTCGGACATCTTTGACGCCCTCGCCGCCTCCGGCACGAGCACCAAGAAGAACCTGGACCGGCACTGGCGCAATGCCCGCACTGCTGCCAGCCACAACCCGTGGGTCTTCAAGGCCCGCATCGTGGGCGACTACGCCGTCAACGGCACGACTCCCCCGCGCGTCTGGTCCATCGGCGCCGGCCCCAAGGGGGATACCGCCAAATAA
- a CDS encoding DUF1345 domain-containing protein, with product MSHIDHKALVSAIIGLVIALVPALLGAPELAPLIGWAVAGCVFLVWAWTKAWPAGPEATGELALQEGRSRRLVDSLIISATFVSLVAVVFALIRSQQKDAVGVAAAILAALGVVLAWALVNTVYAFKYARMYYHDDRHRFRFNQDEDPSYSDFAYAAFSIGMAYSASNVNESSTPSRRIALGHALLSYFFGTFVVAVAINLVVSLGQSS from the coding sequence ATGTCCCACATAGATCACAAGGCTTTAGTCTCGGCCATCATCGGCCTCGTTATCGCACTCGTTCCGGCGTTGCTCGGTGCTCCCGAACTCGCGCCCCTGATCGGATGGGCTGTCGCCGGCTGCGTCTTCCTGGTCTGGGCGTGGACGAAGGCGTGGCCCGCTGGTCCGGAGGCCACGGGTGAACTCGCCCTCCAGGAAGGCCGGTCTCGACGGCTCGTTGACTCCCTCATCATAAGCGCGACATTCGTCAGTCTTGTGGCGGTCGTCTTTGCATTGATCCGCAGCCAGCAGAAGGACGCCGTCGGCGTGGCCGCGGCGATCCTGGCGGCTCTCGGCGTGGTGCTCGCGTGGGCCCTCGTCAACACCGTCTACGCGTTCAAGTACGCCCGGATGTACTACCACGACGATCGCCATCGCTTCCGCTTCAACCAGGACGAGGACCCGTCGTACAGCGACTTCGCCTACGCAGCATTCTCTATCGGCATGGCATACAGCGCGAGCAATGTGAACGAGTCATCCACTCCCTCCCGCAGGATCGCCCTGGGGCACGCTTTACTCTCCTACTTCTTCGGTACGTTCGTGGTCGCAGTGGCGATCAACCTCGTCGTCAGCCTCGGCCAGTCCAGTTGA
- a CDS encoding ATP-dependent Clp protease ATP-binding subunit, whose product MPAFFGPAESGHGSFDEFLARYLQGQRAAGTGHPMDITRLLSRRTHEVLGRAAEFAAEHGHIHVDALHILRVMVEREPAAGYIRHAGAEPAAIATAAEERLPEQANASAEATLALTPSAQRALLDAYQVARAFGSTYIDPEHVFFALVVNQEASAGQVLAAAGVTPESLQSGPREQSVPRGATPTGEEPEGPKAAAAGSDTPTLDSYGSDLTARAREGGLDPVIGRSSEIEQTIEILARRTKNNPVLVGEAGVGKTAIIEGLAQAIVAGAVPGQLRGKRVIALDLPAMLAGTRYRGDFEERLTKVMDEVSAHAGEVILFIDELHTVVGAGGAGEGGMDAGNILKPRLARGELHLVGATTLSEYRKVEKDAALERRFQPVQVGEPSIEDAVQILDGLRGRYEEHHGVRYTDEAIRAAVELSSRYVTDRFLPDKAIDLIDQAGARLSLKLGSQTDVAVLREQLAALEKSKNDAVAAERYEEASRLRDEIEAVNGKLSGAISSAPGASGAAGAVVSEAEIAGVISRSTGIPASRLTEDDRERLARLEDELHQRIVGQDDAVTLIARAVRRSRTGMGDAERPVGSFLFLGPTGVGKTELAKALAGSLFGDENAMVRFDMSEFGERHTVSRLVGAPPGYVGYGEAGQLTERVRRNPYSVVLLDEVEKAHPDVFNLLLQVLDDGRLTDGQGRMVDFRNTVIIMTSNLGSEFLASKGGAVGFVSKADEGNGFGSEKALRDRVLGRLRETMRPEFLNRIDEIVLFRKLDQAQLRRIVRLMLNQTEARLQSQGITLEVSEAAVDWIAARGYEPEYGARPMRRVIQRELDDRIADLFVASDLQSGGQVAVSVDGQSLVVEAGHEAMPLAA is encoded by the coding sequence ATGCCTGCATTTTTTGGCCCGGCGGAGTCCGGTCACGGCTCGTTCGACGAGTTCCTTGCCCGTTACCTCCAGGGCCAGCGCGCCGCCGGCACCGGGCACCCGATGGACATCACCCGGCTGCTGAGCCGGCGCACCCATGAGGTGCTCGGGCGTGCCGCGGAGTTCGCCGCGGAACACGGTCATATCCATGTGGACGCCCTGCACATCCTGCGTGTCATGGTCGAGAGGGAACCGGCCGCCGGCTATATCCGCCACGCAGGCGCGGAGCCTGCTGCCATCGCCACGGCTGCCGAGGAGCGTCTCCCGGAGCAGGCAAACGCCAGCGCGGAAGCGACGCTGGCCCTGACGCCGTCGGCCCAGCGCGCCCTACTCGACGCCTACCAGGTTGCCCGGGCGTTCGGCTCAACCTACATCGATCCTGAACACGTGTTCTTCGCGCTCGTCGTCAATCAGGAGGCCTCGGCCGGGCAGGTACTCGCAGCGGCGGGGGTGACGCCCGAGTCTCTGCAGTCCGGTCCGCGCGAGCAGTCCGTCCCGCGTGGGGCCACGCCCACCGGCGAAGAGCCGGAAGGGCCGAAGGCAGCTGCCGCCGGGTCTGACACCCCGACCCTGGACAGCTACGGCAGCGACCTCACGGCGCGTGCCCGCGAAGGCGGCCTGGACCCCGTGATCGGCCGGAGTTCCGAGATCGAGCAGACCATCGAGATCCTGGCCCGGCGCACCAAGAACAACCCTGTCCTGGTCGGGGAAGCCGGCGTGGGCAAGACCGCGATCATTGAAGGGCTGGCCCAGGCGATCGTTGCTGGCGCCGTGCCCGGACAGCTGCGCGGCAAGCGCGTTATCGCCCTGGATCTCCCGGCCATGCTGGCCGGGACGCGGTACCGCGGTGACTTCGAGGAGCGCCTGACCAAGGTGATGGACGAGGTCAGTGCACACGCCGGGGAAGTCATCCTGTTCATTGACGAACTTCACACGGTCGTCGGAGCGGGTGGCGCGGGGGAAGGGGGCATGGACGCCGGAAACATTCTGAAGCCACGCCTGGCGCGTGGTGAACTTCACCTCGTCGGCGCCACCACCCTGAGCGAATACCGCAAGGTGGAAAAGGATGCGGCGCTGGAACGCCGCTTTCAGCCCGTACAGGTGGGCGAACCGAGCATCGAGGACGCCGTACAGATCCTTGACGGCCTGCGCGGACGGTACGAGGAACACCACGGCGTCCGCTACACCGACGAGGCGATCCGCGCCGCCGTCGAACTCTCCTCACGCTACGTGACGGACCGTTTCCTGCCCGACAAGGCCATCGACCTCATCGACCAGGCAGGTGCGCGGCTGAGCCTCAAACTCGGCTCACAGACCGACGTGGCTGTCCTTCGCGAGCAGCTCGCAGCCCTGGAAAAGTCGAAGAACGATGCCGTCGCCGCGGAACGCTATGAAGAGGCCTCGCGGCTGCGGGATGAGATCGAAGCAGTGAACGGGAAGCTTTCCGGTGCGATTTCCAGTGCACCTGGGGCGTCCGGCGCCGCCGGGGCTGTCGTCAGTGAAGCAGAGATCGCAGGGGTCATCTCCCGGTCCACTGGAATCCCGGCCAGCCGGCTCACGGAAGACGACCGGGAACGCCTGGCAAGGCTCGAGGACGAACTGCATCAGCGGATCGTCGGGCAGGACGACGCCGTGACGCTGATCGCGAGGGCGGTCCGACGTAGCCGAACGGGCATGGGGGACGCGGAAAGGCCTGTCGGCAGTTTCCTGTTCCTCGGCCCGACGGGTGTGGGCAAGACAGAACTCGCCAAGGCGCTGGCCGGATCATTGTTCGGGGACGAGAATGCAATGGTGCGCTTCGACATGAGCGAGTTCGGCGAACGGCACACCGTCAGCCGACTGGTCGGAGCCCCTCCGGGTTATGTCGGCTACGGCGAAGCCGGGCAGCTGACCGAACGCGTGCGTCGTAACCCGTACTCCGTGGTCTTGCTCGATGAAGTGGAGAAGGCCCACCCGGACGTGTTCAACCTGCTGCTCCAGGTGCTCGACGACGGGCGGCTCACCGACGGACAGGGCCGCATGGTGGACTTCCGCAACACGGTGATCATCATGACCTCCAACCTCGGCTCGGAGTTCCTGGCCAGCAAGGGCGGCGCAGTGGGCTTTGTATCCAAGGCGGACGAGGGCAACGGCTTCGGCTCAGAGAAGGCGCTGCGGGACCGGGTGCTGGGCCGGCTGCGGGAGACGATGCGGCCGGAGTTCCTCAACCGCATCGACGAGATCGTCCTGTTCCGCAAGCTGGACCAGGCGCAGCTGCGCCGGATCGTTCGGCTGATGCTGAACCAGACGGAGGCCCGCCTGCAGTCCCAGGGCATCACTCTCGAGGTGAGCGAAGCGGCTGTGGACTGGATCGCGGCACGCGGCTACGAGCCCGAATACGGAGCCCGGCCGATGCGCCGCGTGATCCAGCGCGAGCTGGACGACCGGATCGCGGATCTGTTCGTGGCATCGGACCTCCAGTCCGGCGGCCAGGTGGCCGTCTCGGTCGACGGGCAGTCGCTCGTCGTCGAGGCCGGCCATGAGGCGATGCCGCTGGCGGCGTAA
- a CDS encoding LLM class flavin-dependent oxidoreductase, producing MKNIGFLSFGHWTDHPESGTRSASDALLQAIDLAVAAEELGADGAYFRVHHFAQQYASPFPLLAAIGARTSRIEIGTGVIDMRYENPLYMAEDAGAADLISGGRLQLGISRGSPEQVIDGWRHFGFAPAEGQSDADMGRRHTERLLEVLTGQGFAAPSPRPMFPNPPGLLRVEPYSEGLRERIWWGSGSNATAVWAAKLGMNLQSSTLKDDESGKPFHVQQAEQIQLYRQAWKEAGHEREPRVSVSRSIFALTDERDWQYFGRDRRSSDQVGYIDEKTRAVFGRSYAGAPDELAAKLAEDEAIAAADTLLLTVPNQLGVDYNAHVIESILTHVAPQLGWR from the coding sequence GTGAAGAACATCGGATTCCTGTCCTTCGGCCATTGGACCGACCACCCGGAGTCCGGCACGCGCAGCGCGTCGGACGCGCTGTTGCAGGCCATCGATCTCGCGGTCGCCGCCGAGGAGCTGGGGGCGGACGGCGCCTACTTCCGCGTCCACCACTTCGCACAGCAATACGCCTCCCCGTTTCCGTTGCTCGCTGCGATCGGGGCACGGACCAGCCGCATCGAGATCGGTACCGGCGTGATCGACATGCGCTACGAGAACCCGCTCTACATGGCGGAGGACGCCGGCGCGGCCGACCTGATTTCGGGCGGCCGACTGCAGCTGGGCATCAGCAGGGGTTCACCCGAGCAGGTCATCGACGGGTGGCGCCACTTCGGCTTCGCCCCCGCGGAGGGCCAGTCGGACGCCGACATGGGCCGCAGGCATACCGAGCGCCTGCTCGAAGTGCTCACGGGCCAGGGCTTCGCTGCGCCCAGCCCCCGCCCGATGTTCCCGAACCCTCCGGGCCTGTTGCGCGTAGAGCCGTACTCGGAGGGCCTGCGCGAGCGCATCTGGTGGGGTTCAGGCTCGAACGCCACTGCCGTCTGGGCGGCGAAGCTCGGCATGAACCTGCAGAGTTCCACGCTCAAGGACGACGAGAGCGGTAAGCCCTTCCACGTCCAGCAGGCGGAGCAGATCCAGCTCTACCGGCAGGCCTGGAAAGAGGCGGGGCACGAGCGGGAGCCGCGCGTCTCGGTAAGTCGCAGCATCTTCGCGCTGACGGACGAGCGCGACTGGCAATACTTCGGCCGCGACCGCCGCAGCTCCGACCAAGTGGGCTACATCGACGAGAAAACGCGTGCGGTCTTTGGCCGGTCCTACGCGGGTGCCCCGGACGAGCTGGCCGCGAAGCTGGCCGAGGACGAGGCGATCGCCGCGGCAGACACCCTGCTCCTCACGGTCCCGAACCAGCTCGGTGTCGACTACAACGCCCACGTCATCGAGTCGATCCTGACTCACGTGGCGCCGCAACTCGGCTGGCGCTGA